The Acidimicrobiales bacterium genomic interval CTACCTCGAGGGGTTTCATCTCGTGGGTGAAGTAGTGGCCGAGGATCTGGGCGTACTGGTTGGCCAACGAGCGGGCGTCCACGTCGTCGCGGCTGAAGGCATAGCCCTTGAAGTCGGCGTGGCGGACGCCGGCGATTCGGAGTTGGTCGAACTCGTTGTACCGGCCGACCCCTACGAAGCCGATCCGGTCGTAGATCTCGCTCACCTTACGCAGGGTGTTGGACGGGTTCTCAGCACATAGGAGGACACCGTCGGCGTACGTGCTTCCGATGGCCGCCCGACCGCGAGCGATGCCCTTGCGGGCGTAGTCCGCTTTGTCCTTCATCAACTGCTCGGGCGAGACGTACATGGGCATGGTCATCGGACGATCCCCGATCCTCCGGGTTGCGTCGGGTTCACAACGCTCCCTCCCAGCCGTTCCAACAAGACCGCTGTCCGGTCGGACACTCGCTGATCATCTAGGCGCTCGAAGCCGTCGGCCGTGATCGAGGCCACAATCGGGTAGATGCCTCGTACCGGGTCCGGTCCTCCAGTGGCGCTGTCCTCATCCGCAGCCTGGAAGAGTGCCTCAACGACCACGTCCACGGCGCCGTCCAGATCCAGCGTGTCATGGTGCCGGAGCTTGATCACCGTGGTGGCGTGCAGACTCCCCGACCCGGTGGCGGCATAGTCCCGTTCCTCGTACCGACCGCCGGTCCCATCGAATTGGAACAG includes:
- the prcA gene encoding proteasome subunit alpha — protein: MTMPMYVSPEQLMKDKADYARKGIARGRAAIGSTYADGVLLCAENPSNTLRKVSEIYDRIGFVGVGRYNEFDQLRIAGVRHADFKGYAFSRDDVDARSLANQYAQILGHYFTHEMKPLEVEMLVAEMSEEDGGDQLFHLLYDGTVMDMASFVVIGGEAEAIRDRLEGTWNQEAGLTDAVKASVGALAGPDRTLVGDDLEVAVLARQSGRRAFRRVEGDELDALLA